One Coffea arabica cultivar ET-39 chromosome 5c, Coffea Arabica ET-39 HiFi, whole genome shotgun sequence DNA window includes the following coding sequences:
- the LOC113690111 gene encoding putative late blight resistance protein homolog R1A-3, whose amino-acid sequence MDKAVELGVGFIFTNVLQLIDDNRKLMRGTDAKIKELTDNLGLLKKFMELYTEEYYKDEILRGLADEIRNLVHQVEDVLETHIVEESRFKNKNFVGKVVGLWDRLENTRNLGKAIRELSEKVKKACNDNKEIGVRIITSGICDPIPRDNNTPAGNQWGDRIIGFEDAADIVLDLLGIPKLDLGRSDAKEQSTSEAEQHCDENPLEIVSIHGMLGLGKTTLARKVLNDPQVEYHFFTSIFVSVSKDYNKKEVLLSMLSVFIKDIRDQKYHKMSVNDLVFKVRETLKHKYLIVMDDVWDTKAWEDLRDAFPDNKKGSRVLITTRQESVAKRAATKTDPYPLRFMKQEEAEELLRTKVFNESECPDKLRPAESRILKKCGGLPLAIVVTAGILRNDPENEKWWDSVAQKSLSMDELDSDSQKQLVDDLIRRSYDNLRHVYKSCFLYLGVFPEDLEIQVSKLFQLWIAEGFIPQIERESMEETAERCLRELVDRNLVMVRQRTLSGRIKTCLVHDTLRDFCKRTAKAENLFQECDTGTVSSSSRRLFCINSQFSNYISNLQPAQNVRSFLSFGQEETTLNQDLYPNVFKQFNLLRVLDILSIKLPGPRFPVQLPNLVLLKFIAICCELKILPRKMSSLLNLQTLVVRTTSPTLAIEADIWAMTKLRHLHTNTSTTLPKCPDQSPGGENLQTLSTISPESLTKEVFKRAKNLKKLGIRGKLHNLVEGNGESSFFDCLCEVDSLENLKLYGDDVNSKLLALPQAHKFPPRLTRLSLHNTSLDWNYMSILGNLRYLEVLKLKDYAFKGDYWKTKQGGFPSLKVFFIGATDLTRWDAKANDFPELKCLILKQCKTLERIPADFVHMKKLEMIKVEHTKDSVVSSARRIVQLQLEVLLQQKSKKASPVKLIVYPPEY is encoded by the exons ATGGACAAGGCAGTAGAACTTGGAGTAGGATTTATCTTTACAAATGTGCTGCAGTTGATCGATGACAACCGCAAATTGATGCGCGGTACCGATGCCAAAATCAAGGAGCTTACGGACAATCTCGGTCTACTGAAGAAATTCATGGAGTTGTACACTGAAGAGTACTACAAAGACGAAATCCTGAGGGGGCTGGCGGACGAGATCAGGAATCTGGTGCATCAAGTTGAGGATGTCCTGGAAACCCACATCGTCGAGGAGTCACGGttcaaaaacaagaatttcGTTGGGAAAGTGGTGGGCTTGTGGGATCGCCTAGAAAACACACGGAACTTGGGCAAAGCCATCCGTGAGCTGAGTGAAAAGGTGAAGAAGGCGTGCAATGACAACAAGGAGATTGGCGTCCGGATCATAACGAGCGGAATATGCGATCCTATTCCCCGAGACAATAATACG CCTGCAGGCAATCAATGGGGAGACAGAATCATTGGGTTTGAGGATGCAGCTGACATAGTACTGGACCTTCTTGGCATACCAAAACTAGACCTAGGCAGGTCCGACGCAAAGGAGCAGAGCACATCGGAGGCAGAGCAACATTGTGACGAAAACCCGCTTGAAATAGTGTCGATTCATGGCATGCTTGGACTCGGGAAGACAACGCTTGCAAGAAAGGTGCTGAATGACCCTCAAGTTGAATATCATTTTTTCACGAGCATATTTGTCAGTGTTTCGAAGGATTACAACAAGAAAGAAGTGCTTCTTAGTATGCTAAGTGTCTTCATCAAGGACATTAGGGATCAAAAGTATCATAAAATGTCTGTGAACGATTTAGTTTTCAAGGTCCGAGAGACACTGAAGCACAAGTATTTGATTGTCATGGACGATGTTTGGGATACAAAAGCATGGGAAGATCTCAGGGATGCTTTTCCAGATAATAAAAAGGGCAGTAGGGTGTTGATAACTACTCGACAAGAGTCTGTGGCCAAGCGTGCTGCAACAAAGACTGATCCCTATCCGTTGCGATTTATGAAGCAAGAAGAAGCTGAAGAATTACTGAGGACGAAGGTTTTCAATGAAAGTGAATGTCCAGATAAGCTGCGACCTGCTGAATCAAGAATTCTGAAAAAATGTGGCGGGCTACCATTAGCAATAGTGGTAACAGCAGGTATTCTGAGGAATGATCCAGAAAACGAGAAGTGGTGGGACAGCGTGGCTCAAAAATCACTTAGCATGGATGAGTTAGACAGTGACAGCCAGAAACAATTAGTGGATGATTTAATAAGACGGAGTTATGATAACTTGCGTCATGTATACAAGTCATGTTTTCTCTACCTTGGTGTCTTCCCTGAAGACTTGGAGATCCAAGTTTCAAAATTGTTCCAGTTGTGGATAGCAGAAGGCTTCATTCCCCAGATTGAGAGAGAGAGCATGGAGGAAACAGCAGAGAGATGTTTGCGGGAATTGGTTGACAGGAACTTAGTGATGGTGAGACAGAGAACCTTAAGTGGTCGGATTAAGACGTGTTTAGTCCATGATACGCTGCGTGACTTCTGCAAAAGGACAGCCAAAGCTGAAAATCTTTTCCAAGAATGTGACACGGGAACGGTTTCATCTTCCAGCCGTCGCCTTTTCTGCATTAACTCTCAATTCTCGAACTACATTTCCAATCTACAGCCTGCTCAGAATGTCCGTTCATTCTTGAGCTTTGGCCAGGAAGAAACTACACTGAACCAAGATCTCTACCCAAATGTATTTAAGCAGTTCAATCTACTCCGAGTGTTGGATATTCTGTCCATCAAGCTCCCTGGACCTCGTTTTCCAGTCCAACTGCCTAACCTTGTTCTCCTAAAGTTCATTGCCATCTGTTGTGAGCTCAAGATCCTTCCCAGAAAAATGTCTAGCCTGCTTAACTTGCAAACTCTTGTAGTTCGCACCACATCCCCTACCCTTGCAATAGAAGCAGACATTTGGGCAATGACAAAGCTAAGGCATCTACATACTAATACCTCCACAACCTTGCCTAAATGTCCAGATCAATCTCCTGGCGGTGAAAACCTACAAACTCTATCTACCATTTCACCTGAAAGTCTTACAAAAGAAGTGTTTAAAAGGGCGAAAAACCTTAAGAAGCTTGGCATACGAGGGAAGTTGCACAATCTTGTGGAGGGCAATGGCGAGTCTAGTTTCTTTGACTGTCTTTGCGAAGTGGACTCGCTTGAAAATTTGAAGCTATATGGTGATGATGTAAACTCCAAGCTGCTTGCCCTTCCTCAGGCACACAAATTCCCGCCAAGGCTGACAAGGCTGAGTCTGCATAATACAAGTCTAGATTGGAATTACATGTCTATACTCGGAAACCTTAGGTATCTTGAGGTGCTCAAGTTGAAGGACTATGCCTTTAAGGGAGATTATTGGAAGACTAAACAAGGGGGTTTTCCTTCTCTGAAAGTTTTCTTCATTGGAGCTACAGATTTAACGCGTTGGGACGCTAAAGCCAATGACTTCCCAGAACTCAAATGCCTTATTCTCAAGCAGTGCAAAACACTTGAGCGGATCCCAGCTGACTTTGTTCACATGAAGAAGCTCGAGATGATCAAAGTTGAACATACCAAGGATTCGGTAGTTTCATCTGCCAGGAGAATTGTGCAACTACAATTGGAAGTGCTTTTGCAGCAAAAGAGTAAGAAGGCTAGCCCTGTTAAGCTCATTGTTTATCCTCCAGAGTACTGA
- the LOC113689455 gene encoding uncharacterized protein, whose product MTIEGKEIAMELMGEKNNECDSRSEAFFSAVDSDYSMNDMTDDDDNEFHENVDDTAEWLGVDHHKTDVQNKTTEIEKDDSLVMPEDIDVAPDSESDFEIVHESYEEINRSENVVFNPKNMDNPQLKLQMLFSSIKECKLAVTNYSIRQGRPRKFVKQDRLRVRAKCRSEGCHWEIYARKLADEGSVQIKTFEETHTCGFTYDNPLVNSGWVGRKYAEEFRTNPKVNMEHFRKTVMRENKCSFSKKQTYRARHRALKIIHGSESDQYGKLGAYMNEIQKSNPGSSIILKTVDESTSTLTQQQRFQRLYVCFNGVKQEFLDGCRPLIGVDGTFLKGSVGGVLLIAVGFDANNSIYPVAYAIAEGENKESWAWFFKLLKEDLKIERDYELTIMSDKQKGLIQACDLVFPNAAHRFCVKHMHANFSSAGFKGEAIRKALWTAAKATTPAEFSSKMEEMAAIDINAAMWFDDKPPAQWSRAFFSTYPKCDILLNNLCECFNSKIVDAREKPIIEMMELLRLYLMQRMQ is encoded by the coding sequence ATGACCATAGAGGGGAAGGAAATAGCAATGGAGCTGATGGGGGAAAAAAACAATGAATGTGATTCAAGGAGTGAAGCTTTCTTCTCTGCAGTGGATTCGGATTATAGTATGAATGATATgactgatgatgatgataatgaGTTCCATGAAAATGTAGATGACACTGCAGAATGGTTAGGTGTAGATCACCATAAGACTGATGTGCAAAATAAGACAACCGAAATTGAAAAAGATGACAGTTTGGTGATGCCTGAAGATATAGATGTTGCCCCTGATTCTGAATCTGATTTTGAGATTGTCCATGAATCATATGAAGAAATAAATAGGAGTGAAAATGTTGTGTTCAACCCAAAAAATATGGATAATCCACAGTTGAAATTACAAATGTTATTCAGTAGTATAAAAGAATGCAAGTTGGCTGTGACTAATTATAGTATTAGACAAGGTAGGCCACGTAAATTTGTGAAGCAGGATAGATTAAGAGTGAGGGCTAAGTGTAGAAGTGAAGGCTGCCATTGGGAGATTTATGCAAGAAAATTGGCAGATGAGGGTAGTGTGCAAATCAAGACATTTGAGGAAACTCATACATGTGGTTTTACCTATGACAATCCACTAGTAAATTCAGGATGGGTTGGTAGAAAATATGCTGAGGAGTTTAGGACTAATCCAAAGGTGAATATGGAGCACTTTAGGAAGACAGTAATGAGGGAAAATAAGTGCTCTTTCTCCAAAAAACAAACATATAGAGCTAGACATAGGGCTTTGAAGATTATTCATGGCAGTGAAAGTGATCAATATGGCAAGTTGGGAGCATACATGAATGAAATTCAGAAATCCAACCCTGGTAGCTCCATTATTTTGAAGACTGTGGATGAATCTACAAGCACACTAACACAACAACAGAGGTTCCAAAGGCTGTATGTGTGTTTCAATGGAGTGAAACAAGAATTTTTAGATGGTTGTAGGCCTTTGATTGGAGTTGATGGCACATTTTTGAAAGGGTCAGTTGGAGGAGTTCTATTGATAGCTGTTGGATTCGATGCTAACAACAGCATCTATCCAGTTGCATATGCCATAGCAGAGGGAGAAAACAAAGAATCTTGGGCATGGTTCTTTAAATTGCTGAAGGAAGATTTAAAGATAGAGAGGGATTATGAGCTGACAATCATGAGTGACAAGCAAAAAGGCCTAATTCAGGCCTGTGACCTTGTTTTCCCAAATGCAGCTCACAGGTTTTGTGTGAAACACATGCATGCAAACTTTTCAAGTGCTGGATTCAAAGGAGAAGCTATCAGAAAAGCGTTATGGACTGCTGCAAAGGCAACTACACCAGCTGAATTTTCTAGCAAAATGGAGGAAATGGCAGCAATTGACATTAATGCAGCTATGTGGTTTGATGATAAACCCCCAGCTCAATGGAGTAGAGCCTTTTTTAGCACTTATCCAAAATGTGACATTTTATTGAATAATCTGTGTGAGTGCTTTAACAGCAAAATAGTCGATGCTAGGGAGAAACCAATCATTGAAATGATGGAATTGTTGAGGCTATATCTGATGCAAAGGATGCAGTAA
- the LOC113690909 gene encoding protein VASCULATURE COMPLEXITY AND CONNECTIVITY-like, producing MAKIFGIFACFLIVALDVTAGILGIKAEAAQNQQKHLRVFIFECKEPSHDAFLLGLAAASLLAIAHILANLLGGCSICTTDDVQKASPSRQISLACLLFTWIILAVALSMLVIGIMSNRKSRASCGFTHHHFLSIGGILCMVHGLFSVAYYVTTTAANP from the exons ATGGCCAAAATATTTGGCATATTTGCTTGTTTTCTGATTGTGGCTTTGGATGTTACAGCAGGGATTCTTGGTATCAAAGCAGAAGCAGCTCAAAACCAG CAAAAGCATTTGAGGGTTTTCATATTTGAGTGCAAAGAGCCAAGCCATGATGCCTTTCTTCTGGGATTGGCTGCAGCATCCCTTCTTGCAATAGCTCATATACTTGCAAACCTGCTTGGAGGATGCAGTATTTGCACTACAGATGATGTTCAGAAAGCATCCCCTAGTAGGCAAATCTCTCTAGCATGCCTACTATTCACATG GATCATACTGGCTGTTGCCTTGTCTATGTTGGTGATTGGAATAATGTCAAACAGGAAGTCAAGAGCCTCTTGTGGTTTCACACACCACCATTTTCTGTCTATTGGAGGAATCTTGTGCATGGTTCATGGCCTATTTTCTGTTGCCTACTATGTTACAACCACAGCAGCAAATCCATAG
- the LOC113689903 gene encoding uncharacterized protein — protein sequence MGTEQTKDSVKELDWKNIGESVSNEPGSEQVAKKRLPKRIRQIPDYYFLPRRPLPSAIAFYGAWIAAGIGAGMLAEVWINKKIKEDGGVIWEFGK from the exons ATGGGCACAGAACAGACCAAAGACTCTGTTAAAGAGTTAGACTGGAAAAATATAGGGGAATCAGTGTCTAATGAGCCAGGTAGCGAACAGGTAGCAAAGAAACGTCTCCCAAAAAGGATTAGGCAGATTCCAGATTATTATTTCCTTCCTCGAAGACCCCTCCCATCTGCCATTGCATTCTATGGTGCATGGATTGCTGCTGGAATTGGTGCTGGTATGCTAGCAGAAGTATGGATAAATAAGAAGATCAAAG AGGATGGAGGTGTAATCTGGGAGTTTGGCAAATGA
- the LOC140007743 gene encoding uncharacterized protein, whose protein sequence is MERKFPGGGQLRGYSAGVNAPAMLGLEEAYLNGYFSDLSFQSILQPPCHYDNQSLQQPAVETPAFSQATCGYYIQDVPESSTSTFSEPNPTTYQFLNREELKTPKHEVLDTQDFAFQLLKLNETTPSPAVSPTEPLINFFSTCSSSMDDLSSNSSGGAGQFVYQTGSLSDIMNVQVQQLTESSSSSSRFPTHRVDPGKRYVPYNLSPKPDRKRIRQRISEKTRCLQRVLPWDKKMDMGTMLEEAYKYVKFLQAQISVLQTMPEKSSTAAISSSGGKSKNPSYDVSSSGVGENNVAWGDLGKLNRQQLLEVVVNSRVAQTALYSRGCCVYSTEQLVLLKKMAEKKTLSEQVLFASPLLFS, encoded by the coding sequence atggagagaaaatttCCCGGCGGAGGACAACTACGGGGCTACTCGGCCGGAGTTAATGCTCCGGCGATGCTGGGACTTGAAGAAGCGTATCTCAACGGTTACTTTTCCGACCTGAGTTTTCAGTCTATTCTCCAACCTCCCTGTCATTACGACAATCAATCTCTGCAGCAGCCGGCTGTGGAGACTCCTGCTTTTTCTCAGGCGACGTGCGGCTACTATATCCAGGATGTTCCGGAGAGTAGTACTAGTACTTTTTCTGAGCCAAATCCTACGACCTACCAGTTTCTGAACCGGGAGGAGCTTAAAACTCCTAAACATGAAGTCTTGGACACCCAAGACTTCGCCTTCCAGCTGCTCAAACTCAACGAAACGACTCCAAGCCCAGCAGTTTCACCGACGGAGCCTCTCATCAACTTCTTCTCCACCTGCTCCTCTTCCATGGATGACCTGAGCAGCAACAGCAGCGGAGGTGCTGGTCAATTCGTATATCAAACCGGTTCTCTAAGCGACATCATGAATGTCCAAGTCCAACAGCTCACTGAGTCGTCATCGTCCTCCTCCAGATTTCCAACTCACCGAGTCGACCCAGGGAAACGGTACGTCCCGTACAATTTGTCGCCGAAACCGGACAGGAAGCGAATCAGGCAAAGGATCAGCGAGAAGACTCGTTGTTTACAGCGAGTTTTGCCCTGGGACAAGAAAATGGACATGGGAACAATGCTTGAAGAAGCCTACAAGTACGTCAAGTTCCTCCAGGCACAAATTAGCGTCCTCCAAACCATGCCGGAGAAAAGTTCTACGGCTGCTATTTCTTCTTCAGGAGGAAAGAGCAAAAACCCTAGCTATGACGTCAGCAGCAGTGGTGTCGGCGAAAACAATGTCGCTTGGGGAGATCTGGGGAAGTTGAACAGGCAGCAGTTGTTGGAGGTGGTGGTGAACTCGCGGGTGGCGCAGACGGCACTGTACTCCAGAGGCTGCTGCGTTTACTCAACGGAGCAATTGGTTTTGCTGAAGAAAATGGCGGAGAAGAAAACGCTGTCGGAACAAGTCCTCTTCGCCTCTCCTCTTCTTTTCTCCTGA